A single region of the Larus michahellis chromosome W, bLarMic1.1, whole genome shotgun sequence genome encodes:
- the LOC141735649 gene encoding LOW QUALITY PROTEIN: adenosine 5'-monophosphoramidase HINT1-like (The sequence of the model RefSeq protein was modified relative to this genomic sequence to represent the inferred CDS: deleted 1 base in 1 codon) yields the protein VVVADELIGARAARPGAAATRSVFGKIIGKALPANVAYEDEERLAFRDLSPQAPMLFLAMPKEAIMRLCEAEDPGECLLGHLMIVGKQRAAHLGLTDGFRMVADEGPEGGQPVCHVHLRILGGRRLGWPPG from the exons gttgtcgtggccgacgagcttattggtgcgcgggccgcccggcctggtgccgccgccacccgcagtgttttcgggaagatcatcggcaaggcgctt cccgccaacgtcgcctacgaggacgaggag cgccttgcgttccgtgatctttcaccccaagctccgatgcttttcctagccatgcctaaggaggcaattatgaggttatgcgaagcagaagatcctggtgaatgt cttcttgggcatttaatgattgttggcaagcagcgtgctgctcacctgggcctgaccgatggattccggatggttgcggatgaagggcccgagggtgggcagcctgtctgtcacgtacatctacgtattctgggtggccgtcggttgggctggccgcctggctga